TTTCAAAACAAGCTTCTGATGTTATTTTAACTGATGATAACTTCACAACCATTGTCAAGGGTATAAAAAGCGGCCGTGAAACATTTGACCGCATAAAAACAGTTATTCTAAATCTTTTAATTTCTTCTTTAACTGAAATTATTGTTATGTTAGTTGGTTTATTTGTTTTATCCTTTATTTTTAAAGATAATTTTAAGAATAATGAATTAGTAATCTTATCAGCTTCACAACTTTTATGAATCAATTTATTAACTCATGGCCTTCCTGCTATTGCATTAGGAATGACACCTTCTGATGTTAATGTAATGCAAAGGAAACCATTGGCTAAAAATGAAAGTATTTTTGCTAATGGAATGGGAGTGAAATTATTGATTCAAAGTAGTATTTTAAGTTTATTAGCAATTATTTCTTATCTAATTGTTGGTTTATATGCCAAAAATCAAAATATTACAGGTGATAATTTTATTAGACTTACATCAACTGCAATGTTTTTAACAATCGGAATTGGTACTAGTTTAAATTCATTAAACTTAATGTCACAAAATTCAATTTTTATATCTAGTATTAAAAAATATAAATTAGTTTATTCAGCAAGTCTCTTTTCATTAGTTTGTGTTTTATTTGCAGCATTTACACCGGGTGTAAGAGATGCGTTTAAAATGGCAGAAATAAAAGAAATTGCTAATTATAATTATGTTTATTGATTAATTCCAATTTTATTAGGTTTTGGCTTATTATTTTATTGTGAGTTTAATAAATTATTTAATAAATTAATATTTAGAACTAAAAAGTAATTTTAACAAAAGGATTTTAACCCTTTTTATATTAAAATTGAAGTTAGAATTAACTAACTTCAATTTTAATATTTGCAAAAATCTCATTCTTTTCTTTAAGATAATTTTCATGTAACTTTTGAACTCTTGCTTTTTTATCATTAGAACTTTTGTTATCAGCTTTTTCAGTTGGTTTTTGCAATCTAGCGAGTTTATTACCGATTAATTTATTGTATATTTCATCATTTAATCCTACATATATATCAAATGTGACTTCACGCAATATTTTTTGCTGATCAAATGGAGAAATAAATTGAGACTTATTAACAAATAGAATATCAAATGAGTTAAAATCAATTGTTTTATTTAAATCTTTTTGATCATAATTAATTGCTGTTGATACTTTAAGAACATCATTTTCAAACTTAACGTCTGATACAACTAAGTTATTAAATTCATATAGTCCTAAACCAATATTAGATAATGATTCAGTTTTTTTATTATTTACTAGGTTAAAACTTAGTTTATTAAAAATTGATCTATTTATTGGCAATGAAAGTTTTATTATGTGATTTAAGGAATTCGGGATAAGGGTAGAAAGGTTTATTTTATTTTTATTTTTTTCATAGTCATCAATAAATTTAAATTTATGAGTATTTGGATCCTTGTTGAAAATCGATATTAATATTTCATCTTTAAGTGTATTATTTTCAAAAAGTTTAACCTTACCAAATTCATCTACAATTAAGTCATTTTCAATATTCTGAGCTGGGTTTTTAAAATCCTTTTGAAATTTATTTAAAATATCAACGATTTTAGCATCATTAGTAACTTTTTTGAGCTCATCTAAACTAGTAAAAGCTATATTAATTGCACCACTTTGAGTTTGTTCTTTTCTATTTAAAAAATAGTTAGAAACTAATCCGAAATATTTTCTATTTGATAAATGATTTGTAAAATATTTAGTACTTAAATTATTTTTGAATTCATCTTCAATGTCAATAGCAATTTTATTTATTGCTTCCATGTTTTTAAATGATTCTTCTAAATTAGATTTAAAACTTTTGTTAGTAAAATTTTTAAAATACTTATTATATATTTCATTAAAGGATGATTGATATTTTTTAATTAAACCTAAAATTTTTGTAATGTTCTTATCATTTAAAACAGATATTTTTTGATTGATATAACTTACCAAAAAGTTATTACGGTATAAAATTGCAAAGTTGCTGATTCAATTTATTTGATTAAGTATTTCAGGATTACTTTGTTGATCTTGATTTAATATTTGATTTACTCTTGAAATAATTTCAACAATCCAGGTTCTTAAAAAAGAGTTTAAAAGAAAAATTTTATCAAATTCTTTTGCTTGGTTTTTTGAAATATTTTTTAAAAAGTCATCTAACAATGTCTTATTATTCTTTTTAAAAGTATCTATATCTTTAATTGAATTTAACAACAATAATTCTTGAGCATTTCTCTTTTTTCATTCGTTAATTCTTGCTTGATTATTTGGATTTTTTAGATACTCATCAATCTTGCGTACCAAATTTTCATGCGAAGCAATGACAAAAGTATTTAACGCATTTTTTACCAATTTATCATCAAAATTTTCCAGAACTAAATTTTGTGATTTAGTATTACATGAAATCACAAAAGGTACAGAAATTAATCCAGAAATACTTAATAATAATTTAAAAATTTTTTTCATCTTTTAATTATATTATAAATTCAAAAAAATAATTTTTATGGTATCATTAAATTAAATATATTAGTTTGTAATATAATGAGGTTTATATGGTATTTCTTACAGTTATTTTAGTTATAATTAGCTTTTTTATTATCATTGTTTCATTTTTAATGTCACCTGATTCAAATGGTTTTTCAGGTGCTTTAGTCGGTAGTGGTGATCTTGATTTATTTAAAGTTTCAAAAGAAAGAGGGATAAAGAAAATTTTAAAATATTCAATGATGATATTTGGATTTATTTTACTAATTGCATCATTATTATTAAGAGTTTTTATTAATTAATTATGAATTCAAAAGAAATAATAGATTATCTTTCTAAATACAAATCACGTTCATTTTTAGAAATAGCAAGATTCTTTAAAATATCAGCACATAATAATAAATCTTTAACATCTGTTTTATCCCAATTACAAAAAGAATATAAAATTTTTAAAAATAATAAAGATGAATATTATGCACCTATTTTATCTCAAAGCATTGTAGGAAATTTATCCGTTTCTGCCAAAGGTCCATTTGGATTTGTGGATTATGATATTAACGAAATCAATAATACAAAAAAAAGCGTTTTTATTAAATCATTTAATTTTAATGGCGCAATACATAATGATACTGTTCAAGTAAATATTTACATAAATCCTCATGACAATGAATCTAATAATTCTGAAGGTGTTATAACAAATGTAATTCAAAGGAACAATACTGAAGTTCAAGGTTTTATTAAACATAAAAATAATACAATATATTTTTCACCAGTTGATTCTAGATACCAGAATTTAACGTGAGTAATTGTTTCTAAGCAAGTTCAAACTAAACTAAATGATTTAGTTGTAGCTGAAATCCAAAAATATGACCAAAAGATTGTGTTTATTAATATAGTTAAAGTAATAACTAATGAATCTGATCCGATGGTATTTGTCAAATATTATTTAGAATCAATTAAAGTTCCGAATGATTTTCCTAGTCTTTTAGAAAGAGAAATTCATAATATTCCTTTATCAATAAAAAATGAAAATCAAAATGATCGTATCAATCTTACTTCAAAAATGATTGTTACAATTGACGGTGATGATACTAAAGATTTTGATGATGCTATTTATGTTAAAAAGCTAGCTAATGGTAATTTTATTTTAGGTGTTTATATTGCTGATGTATCTTATTATGTTAAAGAAGATACTTTAATTGATCAAGAAGCATTAAAAAGAGGAACAAGTATTTATTTAGTTGATCGAGTAATACCGATGTTGCCAATCGAGTTATCAAATGGAATTTGTTCATTAAATCCAAATGAAGAAAGATTTGTAATCGCTTGCGAAATGGAAATTGATAAAAATGGTAAAAATTTAAATGTTAATGTATTTCCAGGAATTATTGAAAGTAAATTTAGACTAACATATAAGCAAGTTGATAATTATTTTAAAACTAATGATCTAGGTTTTAATAATGAACCTAATAACTTACTAGAATTAAAATCGATGTTAAATGATGCAAGAGATTTAAGTTTAATTTTGCATAAATACAAAATTAATGAAGGATATGTTGATTTTGAAATTTCTGAACCTAAAATAAAACTAGATGAATTTGGTTCGGTGAAAGAAATTATTATTAATCAAAGAGGATTTTCAGAGGTTTTAATTGAAGATTTTATGGTACGTGCAAATGAAACTATTGCTAAATATTTAACTATGCAGAAATTACCAGTTTTATATAGAATTCATGAAACACCTGACGAATTAAAAATTAGTAACTTGAAAAATACTCTTTTTGCAATGAATATAAAAGATATAAAACTTGATTCAAAAACAATTAATCCAAAAAACTTCGCTGAGCTTGTTGGACAAATTAATAAAATAAGAAATGATGATTTTATTAAAATGATGTTTTTAAGAACTATGCAAAAGGCTGTTTATTCTGAAAATAATATAGGTCATTTCGGACTTGCTTCAAAATTTTATTGCCATTTTACTAGTCCAATAAGAAGATACCCAGATTTAGTTATTCATAGAATTATTAGAGAATTTATTTTTAATAAAAATTTAAATGAATTAGAAAGCTTTACTAATAAAATGTCGTTATATAGCGATCTTAATACGAAAGCTGAACAAAAAGCGGTACAAATTGAAAGAAATGTTAATGATTTAAAATTTGCTGAATTTCTTAAAAATAGGATTGGAAGTGTATTTAAAGCTCAAATTCTTAGTATTACTAATTTTGGTTTTTTTGTTGAATTTGATTTTAAAGCAAGTGGAATGATTCATAAATCTACTTTAGTTGATGGTATATATGAAGCTAATGAAACGCTAACAAAATTTTCTAATGGAACTAAAACCTTTATTCTTGGAGACTTTGTTAATGTAGTTGTGGTTGGTGTAGATCTTGTTGAAGGAAAAATAGATTGTGTTTTAGAGGATTTATATTTAGCATATCTTAACGCTAAAAAAGCAAGCTTTGAACATAAGAAAAAAACACCTAAACACACATTGAAGTCAAAAGGAAAAGGATAATATGCAGGATGAATTATTTAAAAATCGCAATATTGTTAAAAATTCATTAGGTTTTGATTCTGATTTATATGTTTTTCAAGATAAGAATATGTTTAATTACTCAGTTGATACTATTTTATTAGGGAACTTCATTTACTTAAATCATAAAATAAAAAATGTTCTTGAAATAGGCACAAATAATGCAGCATTAGCTATATTTGTTGCTTCTAGAAATAAAGAACTTAAAATAGATGCAGTTGAAATTCAAAAAAAAGCCGCTGATTTGGCTAAATATAATGTTAAATTTAATAATTTAGAAAGTCAAATTAATATAATTAATCAAGACTTCAATAATTTTTGAGTTAATCATACTAAAACTAATGCAAAAAAGTATCAAAGCATTTTTTGTAATCCTCCTTTTTATGAAGTTGATAAAATTATGCAAAAAACAAAAGTGAATAATGAAGTGTTAATTGCTACATTTGAAATTGCTTTAACTCTTGAAAATTTAATTTATGGTGCTTCAAAAATAATTGAACAAAAAGGTTTTTTATCATTAGTTTTGCCAGTTGAAAGATCTATTGATGCTTTTGCAATTTTGAAAAAATATAATTTTGAACCTAAAAGAATC
This DNA window, taken from Mycoplasmopsis cynos, encodes the following:
- the secG gene encoding preprotein translocase subunit SecG, producing MVFLTVILVIISFFIIIVSFLMSPDSNGFSGALVGSGDLDLFKVSKERGIKKILKYSMMIFGFILLIASLLLRVFIN
- the rnr gene encoding ribonuclease R codes for the protein MNSKEIIDYLSKYKSRSFLEIARFFKISAHNNKSLTSVLSQLQKEYKIFKNNKDEYYAPILSQSIVGNLSVSAKGPFGFVDYDINEINNTKKSVFIKSFNFNGAIHNDTVQVNIYINPHDNESNNSEGVITNVIQRNNTEVQGFIKHKNNTIYFSPVDSRYQNLTWVIVSKQVQTKLNDLVVAEIQKYDQKIVFINIVKVITNESDPMVFVKYYLESIKVPNDFPSLLEREIHNIPLSIKNENQNDRINLTSKMIVTIDGDDTKDFDDAIYVKKLANGNFILGVYIADVSYYVKEDTLIDQEALKRGTSIYLVDRVIPMLPIELSNGICSLNPNEERFVIACEMEIDKNGKNLNVNVFPGIIESKFRLTYKQVDNYFKTNDLGFNNEPNNLLELKSMLNDARDLSLILHKYKINEGYVDFEISEPKIKLDEFGSVKEIIINQRGFSEVLIEDFMVRANETIAKYLTMQKLPVLYRIHETPDELKISNLKNTLFAMNIKDIKLDSKTINPKNFAELVGQINKIRNDDFIKMMFLRTMQKAVYSENNIGHFGLASKFYCHFTSPIRRYPDLVIHRIIREFIFNKNLNELESFTNKMSLYSDLNTKAEQKAVQIERNVNDLKFAEFLKNRIGSVFKAQILSITNFGFFVEFDFKASGMIHKSTLVDGIYEANETLTKFSNGTKTFILGDFVNVVVVGVDLVEGKIDCVLEDLYLAYLNAKKASFEHKKKTPKHTLKSKGKG
- a CDS encoding tRNA1(Val) (adenine(37)-N6)-methyltransferase, translating into MQDELFKNRNIVKNSLGFDSDLYVFQDKNMFNYSVDTILLGNFIYLNHKIKNVLEIGTNNAALAIFVASRNKELKIDAVEIQKKAADLAKYNVKFNNLESQINIINQDFNNFWVNHTKTNAKKYQSIFCNPPFYEVDKIMQKTKVNNEVLIATFEIALTLENLIYGASKIIEQKGFLSLVLPVERSIDAFAILKKYNFEPKRIQFVYPRADQKPKFILLEARYQTGSGPHFLKNIYLHSQDDRTNHEYLPEVKELYKPIKV